From a region of the Nitrospira sp. genome:
- a CDS encoding flagellar protein FlaG: protein MIHSVTPKADPRVGRVREEEVSPAAGLKPGTKASAPDNKSTSQQAADRAVVDRAAAKVNEMLVLGDPRLQIKVDDETERVVVKVVEQNSGEVIRQIPPEELLKLDKYLSSPKGLLLSEEA from the coding sequence ATGATACACAGCGTTACACCAAAGGCAGATCCACGCGTTGGGCGGGTTCGCGAGGAAGAGGTCTCGCCTGCCGCAGGGCTAAAGCCGGGCACGAAGGCAAGCGCCCCGGACAATAAGTCGACGTCCCAGCAAGCCGCTGATCGCGCCGTGGTCGATCGGGCTGCGGCGAAGGTCAACGAGATGCTGGTTTTGGGGGATCCGCGACTCCAAATCAAAGTGGACGATGAGACCGAGCGAGTAGTCGTGAAAGTGGTCGAGCAAAATTCCGGCGAGGTGATTCGCCAGATTCCCCCCGAAGAGCTGTTGAAATTGGACAAGTACCTGTCGAGCCCGAAAGG
- a CDS encoding flagellin FliC, producing MSIIVNNNPASISAQRNLGVSTGSLGRSVERLSSGLRITRAADDAAGLGLSETLRAHIRSINQAVRNSSDGISLTQIADGAAATIGNLMSRLRELASQSSSGTVGATERSYIDQEFVALRSEIDRIATVTEFNGQALTSGSTISFTMQVGFKSGTGNTLTMDLNQLTISALGISSVNVSTSANAQSALSNIDSAISAVATARAEYGSLQNRFEATIANLEISSENLTAAESRIRDADIAYETSQFTKNQVLVQTGIAILAQANSLPQQALALLR from the coding sequence ATGTCCATTATCGTCAACAACAATCCTGCATCCATTTCGGCCCAGCGCAATCTAGGCGTGAGTACGGGGAGCCTGGGACGCTCAGTCGAGCGCCTCTCGTCCGGTCTCCGAATCACGCGTGCCGCGGATGACGCTGCCGGTCTCGGATTGTCCGAGACGTTGCGGGCGCACATTCGCAGCATCAACCAAGCCGTTCGGAACTCGTCAGACGGCATCAGTTTGACCCAGATCGCCGACGGTGCGGCTGCCACGATCGGCAATCTGATGAGCCGGCTCCGCGAACTGGCTTCGCAGTCGTCCAGCGGAACGGTGGGCGCCACCGAACGGTCGTACATCGACCAGGAGTTTGTGGCGTTGCGTTCGGAAATCGATCGTATCGCAACGGTGACGGAATTCAACGGGCAAGCCTTGACCAGCGGCAGTACGATCAGTTTCACGATGCAGGTGGGCTTCAAGAGCGGCACGGGGAACACGCTGACGATGGACCTGAACCAGCTGACGATTTCCGCGCTGGGCATCAGCAGCGTGAACGTGTCCACATCGGCCAATGCGCAGAGCGCGTTGAGCAACATCGACAGCGCCATCAGCGCCGTGGCCACCGCTCGCGCCGAATATGGATCACTCCAGAATCGGTTCGAAGCCACGATCGCGAATCTGGAGATCTCCAGCGAGAACCTCACCGCGGCCGAATCCCGGATCCGCGATGCGGACATTGCCTATGAGACTTCTCAGTTCACCAAGAACCAGGTCCTCGTGCAAACAGGTATCGCCATACTTGCGCAGGCGAATTCATTGCCGCAGCAGGCGTTGGCGCTACTTCGGTAA
- a CDS encoding glycosyltransferase family 9 protein has translation MKQVLIVNITRMGDLVQMGTLLARLREEWPGVAVDLVVDRQFAPVASMLNGLRDIIAYDFHALIDESRACVKDTVALYREVAAWAGDLHERRYDRIINLTFNRPSALLADYVGAPDIRGARSAWDGGTVIDNPWMAYFTDIHQIRRINRFNLVDVYALAGSRPGSFAPLHVTAPAESGDWAQRFLSNPERPDAKWIAVQAGASDVMKAWRPQHFGETLARFSARWNGGILFVGAASERETVAHVIRTYREAGGRSSIKNAVGQTTLAQLAALLARCRLLLTNDTGPMHLAVGVQTPVIDLSVGHVDFQETGPYGTGHWVVQPDLDCAPCGFDQVCPHHACKDRLPIDSIVEVMRHVVGEGPLPTVAPGYRLYRSGIDDDQLGCFQLVSGREDAAIAWYAAFWRRRWYASFTGQPSRLPVLNGLPPDTREASACIGAMVPLLDTLCQRADHIVTLIGQAPIPVQAVQSLQRTQAEDRQKVAMAGTATWATRPVTTAALRLLHQDNVQGLEQMARHHAAAYHRWRREIGIVASRLASVSDTVNPSPIVPASYAGIR, from the coding sequence ATGAAGCAAGTGTTGATTGTAAACATCACCCGCATGGGAGATCTCGTGCAAATGGGCACGCTGTTGGCTCGCCTTCGAGAAGAATGGCCGGGTGTGGCAGTGGACCTGGTGGTGGATCGGCAATTCGCGCCGGTGGCCTCCATGCTGAATGGATTGCGCGACATCATCGCCTATGATTTCCATGCGTTAATCGACGAAAGCCGCGCCTGCGTCAAAGATACCGTCGCGCTGTATCGAGAAGTCGCGGCATGGGCCGGAGATCTGCACGAGCGCCGCTATGACCGCATCATCAACCTCACGTTCAACCGTCCGAGCGCGCTGCTGGCTGACTACGTCGGCGCTCCGGATATCCGTGGGGCGCGGAGCGCGTGGGATGGGGGCACGGTCATCGACAATCCCTGGATGGCCTACTTTACCGACATTCACCAGATCCGCCGGATCAATCGATTCAACCTCGTCGATGTCTATGCGCTGGCTGGGAGCCGGCCCGGCTCGTTTGCGCCGCTGCATGTGACGGCACCGGCCGAAAGCGGAGACTGGGCGCAGCGCTTTTTGTCCAACCCGGAACGACCGGACGCCAAATGGATTGCGGTACAAGCCGGAGCGAGCGACGTCATGAAGGCATGGCGCCCACAGCATTTCGGCGAGACGCTGGCCCGTTTCAGCGCACGCTGGAACGGCGGCATTCTGTTTGTCGGAGCCGCATCGGAGCGGGAAACCGTTGCTCATGTCATCAGGACGTATCGAGAGGCGGGTGGGCGCAGCTCGATCAAGAATGCCGTGGGTCAGACGACGCTGGCGCAACTCGCCGCCCTCCTGGCGCGGTGCCGGCTGCTGCTCACGAACGACACAGGACCGATGCACTTGGCCGTCGGCGTCCAGACTCCGGTGATCGATCTGTCTGTCGGCCACGTGGATTTTCAGGAAACCGGCCCGTATGGAACGGGGCACTGGGTTGTGCAACCGGATTTGGACTGTGCCCCCTGCGGGTTCGACCAGGTCTGTCCGCACCACGCCTGTAAGGACCGTTTGCCGATCGACTCCATCGTCGAGGTCATGCGACATGTGGTGGGGGAAGGGCCGCTGCCCACGGTTGCCCCTGGTTATCGCTTGTATCGATCGGGCATCGACGACGATCAGTTGGGCTGTTTCCAGCTCGTCTCCGGCCGCGAGGACGCTGCCATAGCCTGGTATGCGGCTTTCTGGCGACGCCGATGGTATGCGTCGTTTACCGGACAGCCCAGCCGGCTGCCGGTATTGAACGGTCTTCCTCCCGATACCCGGGAGGCATCGGCGTGCATCGGAGCCATGGTGCCCCTGCTCGACACGCTCTGCCAACGCGCCGACCATATCGTGACGCTTATTGGGCAAGCACCCATTCCTGTCCAAGCCGTTCAATCACTACAGCGGACCCAGGCGGAGGATCGTCAGAAAGTCGCCATGGCCGGCACGGCGACGTGGGCCACAAGGCCAGTGACCACGGCCGCGCTCCGCCTGCTGCATCAGGACAATGTGCAAGGACTGGAACAGATGGCGCGGCATCACGCGGCGGCCTATCATCGCTGGCGCCGCGAGATAGGCATTGTGGCCTCCCGACTTGCGTCCGTTTCGGATACCGTTAACCCAAGCCCAATTGTGCCCGCTTCGTATGCCGGTATCAGATAA
- a CDS encoding glycosyltransferase: protein MSYLAKNLEGLRRLSPALVQAAQDSPDGLLTIVPSREGSPSATYDGRWVHSGYDPRKEARVWAEARLLEWKTDELGVVLGVGLLYHVEALVALKPREARLAVVVPDLAVLKNALSARPMDAWVNTVDWIWGTPEVMAERLVTNSVPLRFMTFASAACLHTDAHRDLDAKLRQLVASKQGGRLHVAVVGPIYGGSLPIAHHTVAALESLGHRVSWLDQSRHQASYELFGSYREPRHRLTMQSRFADSLSLGVMAHLAEDPPDLVLALAQAPLNLPVLEHLRKKKFLTAMWFVENYRHLTYWQQLAGGYDYWFVIQQARCFEALKRAGARQVSYLPMAADPALHRPRTLTPAEQSEYGADVSFVGAGYANRRAVLPTWLSKDWSFKLWGNEWEGADDLAPVLQRGGARIDTETCMKVFNATAINLNLHSCAGDGLDPEADFVNPRTFELAACGAFQLVDERALFPDLFAPHEMARFTTLAEVPSLIRTWLADASGRRAIAEAARRRVLAHHTYGHRMRELLAAIGLQQPDRIGTIMRGGRDAGALAQRGDAPPELAALLRSFPPGQRVELKEVAAQIKAKGAGHKLAREELLILMLDCYRAETRDLV from the coding sequence ATGAGCTATCTGGCGAAAAATCTCGAAGGCCTTCGACGGCTCTCTCCGGCGCTTGTCCAGGCGGCTCAGGATAGTCCGGACGGGTTGTTGACGATCGTGCCGTCGCGCGAAGGAAGTCCGTCGGCGACGTATGATGGACGATGGGTACACAGCGGGTATGATCCGCGCAAAGAAGCCCGTGTGTGGGCCGAAGCCCGATTGCTCGAATGGAAGACGGACGAACTCGGCGTTGTGCTCGGGGTCGGACTGCTCTATCACGTCGAAGCCTTGGTTGCTCTGAAGCCGAGAGAAGCGAGACTGGCGGTCGTCGTGCCCGATCTGGCGGTGCTCAAGAACGCTCTGTCGGCCAGACCCATGGATGCGTGGGTCAACACAGTTGACTGGATTTGGGGGACACCGGAAGTGATGGCCGAGCGACTCGTCACGAATTCGGTGCCGCTCCGTTTCATGACGTTTGCGTCGGCCGCCTGTCTGCACACCGATGCGCATCGCGACTTGGACGCGAAACTTCGCCAGCTGGTTGCGAGCAAGCAGGGTGGCCGGCTCCATGTCGCCGTCGTCGGGCCGATCTACGGCGGCTCGCTTCCCATTGCCCATCACACCGTGGCGGCGCTCGAGTCGCTGGGGCATCGCGTCAGTTGGCTGGATCAGAGCCGCCATCAGGCGAGCTATGAGCTGTTCGGATCGTATCGCGAGCCGCGGCATCGTCTGACGATGCAAAGCCGGTTCGCAGATAGCCTGAGCCTGGGGGTGATGGCGCATCTCGCCGAGGATCCGCCGGATCTTGTGCTGGCGCTCGCGCAGGCGCCGTTGAATCTCCCGGTGCTCGAGCATCTGCGTAAAAAGAAATTTCTCACGGCGATGTGGTTCGTTGAAAACTATCGGCATCTGACGTATTGGCAGCAATTGGCCGGCGGCTACGACTATTGGTTCGTGATCCAGCAAGCTCGGTGTTTTGAGGCGTTGAAGCGGGCCGGAGCGCGCCAGGTCAGCTATCTGCCGATGGCGGCTGACCCTGCGCTGCATCGGCCGCGTACGCTCACCCCAGCCGAACAGAGTGAATATGGCGCAGACGTGTCGTTCGTCGGCGCAGGATATGCCAATCGTCGCGCGGTCCTTCCCACATGGCTGTCGAAGGATTGGTCGTTCAAGCTTTGGGGTAATGAATGGGAAGGAGCGGATGATCTCGCGCCGGTTCTCCAGCGCGGCGGCGCCCGCATCGATACCGAGACCTGTATGAAGGTCTTCAATGCCACAGCCATCAATTTGAACCTTCATTCCTGTGCGGGTGATGGGCTCGATCCGGAGGCCGACTTTGTCAATCCACGGACGTTTGAATTGGCGGCGTGCGGCGCGTTTCAACTGGTTGATGAGCGGGCACTCTTTCCCGACCTCTTCGCTCCCCACGAGATGGCCCGGTTTACCACTCTGGCTGAGGTCCCGTCACTCATCCGCACGTGGCTCGCTGATGCATCCGGGCGGCGCGCGATTGCCGAGGCGGCGCGCCGCCGGGTGCTTGCGCACCATACGTATGGACATCGTATGAGAGAGTTGTTGGCTGCGATCGGTCTGCAGCAGCCTGACCGGATCGGGACGATCATGCGTGGAGGGCGTGACGCCGGCGCATTGGCGCAGCGGGGAGACGCGCCTCCTGAGCTTGCGGCGCTGCTTCGCAGCTTTCCGCCAGGTCAACGTGTGGAGCTCAAAGAAGTGGCGGCCCAGATCAAGGCGAAAGGCGCAGGCCACAAGTTGGCGAGGGAAGAGCTGTTGATCCTGATGTTGGATTGTTATCGCGCTGAAACGAGGGACCTTGTCTGA
- a CDS encoding glycosyltransferase family 9 protein, with product MPRALVIQLARLGDLLQTLPAITGLRVRFPETQLDLLCPSHLAGVGRLIPGIQNVLEWDGAAWQQRAEIARQDLRAEHLIEVEAAFKTLAPERYDCAYVLNQHRRALVAASLLGREVKGPLQHGPLDEALTPWAAYVRDVAQRRRGQRVHLADAFCGLCGVSPPERIVMLNPPTVQLSDDLDCIGKQGAPWVALIVGAGETERVVPTQVWRRWITSFLAAAPQGRVVLVGTEQERAAEIQAPLSPTALGRIWDTTGRTSLAQLAVILMRCHRIIGSDTGPLHLASALGRPVIGWYFARARVHETGPYGFHHLVWQAEEARDGTWPVDETLAAVLEQGLHAPAGWSVWTSHCDRWGAYYSPVGQPAVPPHEREALWRELEPACA from the coding sequence ATGCCACGCGCACTGGTCATACAACTGGCTCGATTGGGCGATCTCCTGCAAACCCTTCCAGCAATCACTGGACTCCGCGTTCGTTTTCCCGAAACACAACTTGATCTGCTCTGCCCGTCGCATCTCGCTGGCGTGGGACGTCTGATCCCGGGGATTCAAAACGTCCTTGAGTGGGATGGAGCAGCCTGGCAACAGCGTGCTGAAATTGCCCGGCAGGACTTGCGTGCGGAACATCTGATTGAAGTCGAAGCAGCGTTCAAAACGTTGGCGCCGGAGCGGTACGACTGTGCGTACGTCCTCAATCAACACCGTCGCGCACTGGTGGCTGCGTCCTTGCTTGGCCGGGAAGTGAAGGGGCCGTTACAACATGGACCGCTCGACGAGGCGCTGACACCCTGGGCAGCTTACGTGCGCGATGTAGCGCAGCGGCGCCGGGGCCAGCGGGTGCACCTTGCCGATGCGTTTTGTGGGCTCTGCGGAGTCTCTCCGCCGGAACGGATTGTTATGCTGAATCCGCCGACGGTTCAACTATCGGACGATCTGGACTGCATCGGGAAGCAAGGGGCTCCGTGGGTCGCGCTCATTGTGGGGGCAGGGGAGACTGAGCGGGTCGTGCCTACACAGGTTTGGCGCCGGTGGATTACCTCTTTTCTCGCCGCGGCACCACAAGGCCGCGTTGTACTTGTTGGAACAGAGCAGGAGCGAGCGGCCGAGATTCAGGCACCTCTGTCCCCAACAGCGTTGGGTCGGATTTGGGATACGACGGGCCGTACGTCGCTGGCTCAGCTGGCTGTGATTCTCATGCGCTGTCATCGAATTATCGGCTCCGATACAGGCCCACTGCATCTTGCTTCAGCGCTCGGCAGGCCGGTCATCGGCTGGTATTTCGCGCGGGCGCGGGTGCATGAAACGGGACCGTATGGTTTCCACCACCTCGTGTGGCAAGCCGAAGAGGCGCGGGACGGAACGTGGCCGGTCGATGAAACCCTCGCGGCAGTATTGGAGCAGGGTCTCCATGCGCCGGCCGGCTGGAGCGTATGGACGAGTCACTGCGACAGATGGGGCGCGTATTATTCCCCAGTCGGGCAACCAGCCGTTCCGCCGCATGAGCGGGAGGCGCTCTGGCGTGAATTGGAGCCGGCGTGCGCATGA